The DNA window ACTTCGATGACCACTTCGGGTACCGCTTCGCTTGGGACGGACCCTCGTCAAGCACTGCTTATGCAGAGGAGGGCTTTCGGCTGCTGCGCGACCTCGGGGAAGAGCTGCCTGACGCTCGGGTGACTCTGGACCTGTGGCCGGTCACGGGCCAGGCGCCTGCCACTTGAGCGAGCACGTACCCGAGACCCGGAGGTACGCGCTCATGCCGCCGTCAGCGCGCGGCCATGCCGCTGACACGACCATCAGATCTGTGCCGACGCTCGGACCTTCCGGTGTGCGCCCCAGGCTGACGCGCCTGTTGTCACATACCTGGCGGCGGCATGTTCCGGTGCGCCGCGGCGCTCATGCCGGCGGCCTTCGAGATTGTCGCGCGTGCGTGTGTTGTCGCGGCTCGCTCGACTGCAGAGTCGATGGATGGGCTTCGACGCCGGCGGTTGGCCAGAACTACTAGAAGCGCAAGGACCACTACAACTGCGACCAAGGTCAGGACAAGTCCTAGCACGGTGTCCACCTTCCTCTGCTCGATTCCTCACTGTAGTGGGCGGCTTAGCGGAATGAGCGGAAAGCGGCCCCGTGAGCGCTAGTGCCCGGCTGTCTGAGCTGGGACTGAACGGGTGGGGTCAGCCCGCCACAGCTCCCATCAACGAGTTGCCGCTCATGCCGCCGTCAGGGCGCGCCGCGTGCCACCGCTCCTGCCGGTGTCAGGCGGGGCCAAGGGTCGACCGGAGGCTCAGCAGGGGTGGCGCAGCGGCCGACCTGTCGACATTGCGCACGCCGGCGGGGAGGATCGGTGAGTGCGCAGCATGAGCCGCCTCCCCGTACCGCAGGCGGCCGACGGGACGGGACGATCACCGGTCGTCCCATGCCGGTGCTGTGGCTGAGCGGGCCGCCTGGAGTCGGGAAGACGACGGCAGGTTGGAGGCTGTACCGCCACCTGACCCGTGCCGGGCTCGCGGTGGGCTACGTCGACATCGACCAGCTCAGCATCTGCTCCTCGGGCCGCGGCCCGCTGGCGGAGCGCTACGCCGTCGCCGCGCGCAACCTCACGAGTCTTGCAGCGTGCCACCGCAGCGCCGGCGCGCGCGCCCTGGTCGTGTCCGGCGTGACTGACCCTTACGACCCGGGCTACTGCAGCGGCATACCGGGTCTCGTCGTGACTCCGCTCCGGCTGCGCGCCGATGCCCACGAACTAGCGCGACGGCTATCAGCCCGTGGGCAGGACCAGGCCGTGGTCGACCAAGCGCTCACGGAAGCTGCCGTTCTAGACGCCACCCCGACCGGCGGACTGTGCAGCGAGACCACAGACGCCTCCGCGGAGCAGGTGTTCGCAACGATCCTGGCGAGCGCCGAGGACTGGCTCGAGACGCTGGACCTCAGGCTGGTCGAGCCACCGACGCCCCCTCCGCCTCCGGCGGCCGACGCGGCTGGGCAGGTCCTGTGGCTGTGCGGCCCCACCGGTGTAGGCAAGTCAGCAGTCGGTTTCGACCTCTACCAGCGGCACGTGCTGGGCAGGGGCGTCGCGGGCGCGTACATCGACCTCGAGCAGATCGCGAAGTTCCCGCCTCCGACCGCGCGAGGCCGCGACCAGCTGACGGCGCGGGCGCTGGCGTCGATGTGGCGGACCTTCCATGAGGCGGGGGCGCGGTGCCTGGTCGTCGTCGGTCCCGCCGAGAGCGAGGAGTCGATCGAGACCCACAGCCGAGCGCTGCCCGCGGCGGCGCTCACGGCGTGCCGGCTCCACGCTTCCAGAGACACGCTCATCGAACGGTTGCGACGCCGCGGGCGCGGAGAGAACTGGGGCCAGCCGGGTGACCCTCTGCTCGGGCAGTCGGACGCGCACCTTCTGCAGGTCGCGCGACGAGCCGCTGCCGACGACGAGCGTCTCGAACAAGCCCGGCTCGGTCACCTACGCGTCGACACCGACCACCTGAGCGTTGCCGAGGTCGCCGACGCCCTCCACGCGATCGCTGGCTGGCCGCCCACTCCCCCGGCGTCGTGAATAAGCAGACTTCCATCCCAACCCTTCGGGGGGCATGCCCACCCTGCGCGACGCGTGGCCCAGTCAACGACGACGACCGCCGCCCAAGAGAACGAGCCTTGCCGGCTCTGACGGCGACGTGGAGGCGAGGGACACTCATCGGCGTGACCGACGTGACCGTGACGCTCACCCAGGACGAAGCGCTCGTGCTGTTCGAGTGGCTCGAACGGGCAAGCGAGCGAGCGGACGGGTGGGTCGACCCGGCCGAGCAGCGTGTCGTGTGGGACCTCATCTGCAGCCTCGAGAAGGTTCTACCGCTGTTGAACGCGGACTACGGAGACTGGGTCGAAGCGGCGCGAGGACGGCTCCGCGACCCGACGAAGTGACCGGTCCCCGACTGACTCGGTGAAGGAGGTAACCCCAGCGGCGGCCGCGCTGTCCCCCGCAGCGCACCACTCTTGATGCGGTCGCGCCACCTCGTCGTCAGGTCCCAAGGTCGAGCTACACGCCACGGCGCTAGCCGGGGTTGTCGCCGCCCCCGCCCAGTCATTGCCCGAACGCACTCACATGCCGCTCTGCGATCGAAGGAGACGTCTACTGCTCGCCGGCGTGCGTCACTCAGCCACGAGGTGCACCAAGGAGCGGCGGAGCGCTATGCCGTCCCACTGATAGGGGACACTGGCGCAGATGACCGCGAACCCCGGGCGGGTGGCCCGGCAGCACGATCCATACCTAGCCGTGCTGGCGGCCCTCGCCGCCGTCGCGCTTCTCCTTTGCGCCCAGCGCGCTGGAGGCGCCCAAGGACCCGTTGCGCCGTGCCGCCAGACGCCTCGCGCCTCCACCTACCTCGCCCTCAACGTCGGGCGAGCGCCTCGAGCGGCCACCGTGCACGTTGGCCAGACGCTGGGTGTGGGTGCGGCCGTGTTTCAGAACACCGTCACGCGGACTCGTCACAACCTTCCAATCGCTGTCGCCAGTGATCGCTCAGTGCTGCGCTTGCTCTGCGCAGACACCTCAACAGGCGAGGCGTACTTCTCGGCCGAGCGGGCGGGGCAGGCGGCTGTGAGCATTGAGGCCGGGGACGCTCGATTCACGACTCAAGTGAGCGTTCAGCCTCGCTAACCTGCCTATCTCACCTGTGAATCACATTCATCGATCCACCGGACAGCGCGCCGCCCATGCTCGCGCCCTCGATGACCGCTCTTGCCGCTGGTCGCTCGTCGGGCTCGGGCCGAGCAGCGTCAGTACCGCACCACGTGGATAAGCATGACGAGGCCGACGACACACAGCATGCGACCCGCGAAAGGTTGGAGTGCCGGGCGGGCCAACGCCCGCGCTTGCTCTCCTTCCGCGACGCGCGCTTCCCGCGGCACGCTTCAGGCGGCGAAGCAACCTTCTTGCGGCTCCGAGTGGTCTCATCACCGAGGGGATGGAGGTGGCGAGCATTGAGCGGTGATGATGACGAGGCG is part of the Motilibacter peucedani genome and encodes:
- a CDS encoding AAA family ATPase yields the protein MPVLWLSGPPGVGKTTAGWRLYRHLTRAGLAVGYVDIDQLSICSSGRGPLAERYAVAARNLTSLAACHRSAGARALVVSGVTDPYDPGYCSGIPGLVVTPLRLRADAHELARRLSARGQDQAVVDQALTEAAVLDATPTGGLCSETTDASAEQVFATILASAEDWLETLDLRLVEPPTPPPPPAADAAGQVLWLCGPTGVGKSAVGFDLYQRHVLGRGVAGAYIDLEQIAKFPPPTARGRDQLTARALASMWRTFHEAGARCLVVVGPAESEESIETHSRALPAAALTACRLHASRDTLIERLRRRGRGENWGQPGDPLLGQSDAHLLQVARRAAADDERLEQARLGHLRVDTDHLSVAEVADALHAIAGWPPTPPAS